The DNA window GTGCGATGCGCACTCACAATCCGGCATTCATGCGGCACTCCGAAAAAGGTCAGCATTTCGTCGCTGTGCCTCATGGTTTCCCAATCGGACTTCGAACCCATGATGACGCCGACCAAGGGCGGGGCCGTAGACATGGAGGACTACTGGCCCTGGCTCAGCGAATAACCACGCTGGCCGTCGAAGTAGAACAGACCCTCGGTCTTGATGATCGAGAAGCCGGCCTCGACGAACTTGGCATAAAGCGCGGCGGTGTCCTGCTGGGTCAACTCGCCCACTTTGCCTTCAAAGCGGCAGCGCCACTGGTCGGCAACGGCGGCTTCGGTTGAGCCAATCGGGTAGACCTTGGTGCCGCGGCTGGAGATCAGCACAAACTTCAGCTTGTCGGTGCTGAGCTTTTCCACCTGCGGTCCGAGTTCGCTTGCATTGCCTTTGGTCCAGTTGATGAAGATGTCGATGCCGGCGGTTTCGGTTTTGCCGACGGTGGGGATGGCCGGCTCCTTCAGCTTCGGCAGTTCCTTATATTCTACGGGCTTCAGCAACTGCGGCAGCTTGCCGACGTTGGCAACGACAGCATCGGCAAATTCCTTGGTGCCAACCTTCGTCTTCGACACGCCTTCCTTGAAGATGTCGTAGGTGTGCGTGCCGTCCTCGAGCGTCTTCAGCCAGGCATTGTGCACGCGTTGCGCAACGTCGGGCTGGCCGATGTGCGCGAGCATCATGACGCCGCCCAGCAGCAGGCCGGAGGGGTTTGCGAGATTCTGACCAGCGCGGCGCGGCGCGGAGCCATGGATCGCCTCAAACATCGCATACTTCATGCCGATGTTCGACGAACCGGCCAGGCCCACTGAGCCGGCAATCTGCGCAGCAACGTCGGACAGGATGTCGCCATAGAGGTTCGGCATCACGATCACGTCAAAGACGCCGGGCGTATCGGCAAGCTTCGCCGCACCGATGTCGACGATCCAATGTTCCTTCTCAATTTCGGGATACTCGGCGCCGAGCTCATCGAAGATCTTATGGAACAAGCCATCGGAGATCTTCATGATGTTGTCTTTGGTGAAGCAGGTGACCTTCTTGCGGCCATTCGCCTTAGCGTACTCAAACGCGTAGCGAACGATACGCTCGGTACCCCGGCGGCTGATCAGCTTGATCGATTCGGTGACGTCGGCAGACAACTGGTATTCAATGCCGGCATACAGATCTTCTTCGTTCTCGCGGACAATGACGACGTCCATGCCCTGGTGCTTGGTCTGCACAAAGGGATGGTAGGCGACGCAAGGACGGACATTTGCATAAAGGCCCAGCATCTTTCGCGTGGTCACGTTCAGGCTCTTGAAGCCGCCACCCTGCGGGGTGGTGATCGGAGCCTTCAGAAACACCTTCGTGCGCAGCAGGCTGTCGATCGAAGACTGATCGATGCCCGTTGAGTTTCCGCGGAGATAAACCTTCTCGCCGATCTCAATGGTTTCGATGTCGAGTTGTGCGCCCGCTGCCTCCAGGATGTGCAACGTCGCGGCCATGATTTCAGGGCCAATTCCGTCGCCATGGGCGACTGTAATCGGAGTTTTTGCCATATATTTTTGAGCTAAACATTCAGCGTACTATAGACGTCCCGATTGTGGCCGCCGGGACAGGACTGCGAGGGGCTAACCGAGGAAGTCAAAGAGGCTGGTGCGGGGACGCTGGGCGCGAATTTGCAGCGCGGATTGTTGATTGAACTCGGCCTGCTGCATATCGAGAATCGACTGCGTATAGTCGGCGCTCTCTAAGCGGTTGAGTTGTGTGTTCAGCCGGAGGTCTGCCGCGCCGGTAGCTGCTGTCGCATCATAGACGCGGCTCTGCGCCGTGCCATAGAAACTAAGTTCATCGGAGACGTGATGGAATGCCGCCTCTATCGATTGCATGGAGGTTTTGACCGC is part of the Bryobacter aggregatus MPL3 genome and encodes:
- a CDS encoding NADP-dependent isocitrate dehydrogenase, whose translation is MAKTPITVAHGDGIGPEIMAATLHILEAAGAQLDIETIEIGEKVYLRGNSTGIDQSSIDSLLRTKVFLKAPITTPQGGGFKSLNVTTRKMLGLYANVRPCVAYHPFVQTKHQGMDVVIVRENEEDLYAGIEYQLSADVTESIKLISRRGTERIVRYAFEYAKANGRKKVTCFTKDNIMKISDGLFHKIFDELGAEYPEIEKEHWIVDIGAAKLADTPGVFDVIVMPNLYGDILSDVAAQIAGSVGLAGSSNIGMKYAMFEAIHGSAPRRAGQNLANPSGLLLGGVMMLAHIGQPDVAQRVHNAWLKTLEDGTHTYDIFKEGVSKTKVGTKEFADAVVANVGKLPQLLKPVEYKELPKLKEPAIPTVGKTETAGIDIFINWTKGNASELGPQVEKLSTDKLKFVLISSRGTKVYPIGSTEAAVADQWRCRFEGKVGELTQQDTAALYAKFVEAGFSIIKTEGLFYFDGQRGYSLSQGQ